The Vicia villosa cultivar HV-30 ecotype Madison, WI linkage group LG1, Vvil1.0, whole genome shotgun sequence genome includes a region encoding these proteins:
- the LOC131645055 gene encoding transcription factor GTE7-like → MASAVLSNRNEPNWPQHRSSGAGFMGKTPFANSNPNPNSKPKLGNSKRTQSASDDASSINRRTNEVNHHSQHVTFNVASYSKNELNELKHRLVSELEQIRNLKNRIESGEFQPPRKSMNKKISGNKRPVPKDFKRSNSEIEGLMKGCGQVLQKLMKNKHAFHFNAPVDVVGMNLHDYHDIIKRPMDLGTVKSNLSKKVYATPAEFASDVRLAFNNALTYNPEGHSVNTAAEQLLARFEQLYRPLHEKYEECLKQVHHFEEELQASSWNHVEPPERVKKKRENPNPIPVPPVEYQHPEPPQPLASSSKPPVEQPQVEQQRPLMQSPARPLMQSPARTRTPSPMQATPVKPLKQPKPKARDPNKRDMNLEEKQKLGMGLQSLPPEKMEQVVQIIRKRNGHLEQDGDEIELDIEAVDTETLWELDRLVTNWKKAMSKIKRQALMGNVNNNGTSNNDNVEVPASEKVDEVSPVEAKKPKKAEAGDEDVDIGDDMPMSVFPPVEIEKDKDVVVGGYASSSSSSSSSSGSDSSSSSDSDSGSSSGSDSEADNGHL, encoded by the exons ATGGCTTCCGCTGTTCTATCCAACCGGAACGAACCGAATTGGCCACAGCATAGAAGCAGTGGAGCAGGATTCATGGGGAAAACACCTTTCGCTAACTCTAACCCTAACCCTAACTCCAAACCTAAATTAGGAAACAGCAAGAGAACGCAATCAGCTTCCGATGATGCTTCATCGATCAACCGGAGAACGAATGAGGTGAATCATCACTCTCAACACGTGACGTTCAACGTTGCGTCGTACTCGAAGAATGAGCTGAACGAACTCAAGCATCGTCTTGTTTCGGAGCTCGAGCAGATTCGTAATCTTAAGAATCGGATTGAGTCCGGTGAGTTTCAGCCTCCGAGGAAATCGATGAACAAGAAGATTTCTGGTAACAAGCGCCCTGTTCCGAAGGATTTTAAGCGGTCGAATTCGGAGATTGAGGGTTTGATGAAGGGTTGCGGGCAGGTTTTGCAGAAGctgatgaaaaacaaacatgcgTTTCACTTCAATGCTCCTGTGGATGTTGTGGGAATGAATCTTCACGATTACCACGATATAATCAAGCGACCGATGGATTTAGGTACAGTGAAGTCGAATCTCTCGAAGAAGGTTTATGCTACGCCAGCTGAATTTGCTTCTGATGTGCGATTAGCATTCAACAATGCACTGACTTATAACCCTGAAGGACACTCTGTGAACACAGCTGCGGAACAGCTTTTAGCTAGGTTTGAACAACTTTATCGTCCATTACATGAGAAATATGAAGAGTGTTTAAAGCAAGTTCACCATTTTGAAGAGGAATTGCAGGCTAGTTCTTGGAACCATGTTGAGCCACCAGAAAGAGTTAAGAAGAAGAGGGAGAATCCGAATCCGATTCCAGTCCCTCCTGTAGAATACCAACATCCAGAGCCTCCTCAGCCCCTTGCAAGTTCTTCTAAACCTCCGGTGGAACAACCTCAAGTAGAACAACAACGTCCATTGATGCAGTCTCCAGCGCGTCCGTTGATGCAGTCTCCAGCGCGTACACGCACGCCGTCGCCAATGCAAGCTACTCCAGTGAAGCCTTTGAAGCAGCCAAAACCTAAAGCCAGGGATCCTAACAAAAGGGATATGAATCTTGAGGAGAAACAGAAATTGGGAATGGGCTTGCAGAGTTTGCCACCGGAGAAAATGGAACAGGTTGTGCAGATTATAAGGAAGAGGAATGGCCATTTAGAGCAGGATGGGGATGAGATTGAGCTTGATATTGAAGCTGTTGACACCGAGACTCTATGGGAACTTGATCGATTAGTCACTAACTGGAAGAAGGCGATGAGCAAGATCAAGCGGCAAGCACTAATGGGCAATGTGAATAACAATGGGACTTCAAACAATGACAATGTG GAAGTACCTGCTAGTGAAAAGGTTGATGAAGTGTCACCTGTTGAGGCAAAGAAGCCTAAGAAAGCTGAAGCAGGGGATGAGGATGTTGACATCGGAGACGATATGCCAATGAGTGTGTTTCCCCCTGTGGAGATTGAGAAAGATAAAGATGTTGTAGTCGGAGGCTACGCAAGTAGTAGTTCGAGTAGCTCGAGCAGTTCAGGCAGTGATTCCTCTTCATCAAGTG ATTCAGATTCAGGGAGTTCCTCTGGGAGTGATTCTGAAGCAGACAATGGGCACTTATAG